One Synechocystis sp. LKSZ1 genomic window, CGTAGGAATCGGTGGTAAACGCTAACCTTTGGCTAGGCATTTGGAAGACCGCTGAATCATGGGCTGCACCATCGGGCCGGCCAAAGGCGGGCCAAAAAATTTGCTCCAGTAGTTGTTGGCTGAGGGTTCCACCACCGCCGTGGGCCAGGAGCACCTGGGGATAACAGTCTAGCGGCAGAGGACAAGTGATCGCAGCAGGCATGATGGCTTTAGAGGCTTTGACCCCGAATTTTGGCTGAAAATCCTGCCGCTTTAAACTGCTCTAGGCGGATGGGCAGGGGTTGTTCTGCGGGGACGCTAATTCTGACTTCAAATTCACTTTTACCGGGGGGGATTTCAGCAATATTGCCGATCCGAGTCCGGTTCTGCATAGCGGGTTCGCCATTGGCATCGTAAATACGCCCAAAAACATCAGCATCATAGACGGTTTTTCCCGTCTTATTGTTAGCAGTGCCCGTCACGATAAAACAGTTAGCCGGATCGCTAGAGCCACTGGTGACATTACCTTCTGCCAGTTCGGGAGGACAATTTTTATAATCCACATTGCTGAGGGGAATTTCCGTCATGGCCCAGGCCGGTGGAGCCATCGCCGTGACCAGCAAGAGGAAAAAGAGGGTGAGGGTCAGCAAGAAACGCATAGGGAACACTGGAAGGAATCTTGTTCGCTAGTCTATCACGGCTTTTTAGAAGGACTTCAAGGCGCTAAAACCACCTTGGGTTGCAGAAACCAGCCGCTTTCTGTCTCTCGCCGGTGCCCAATACCGACACAATTGCCTTGATCGTCCAACATCAAATAAGTTGGCTCTATCGGGGAGGAGAGCGGCAGACTCTTGCCCTGAAACCAAAACCGGGTTTCCTGTTCCCCCAGATGATGCTGGGGCAGATGGGCCAATACCGTAACGGCAGACTGGAGTAAATTTTCGGGATTTTCACTATCTGCTAGTTGTTCTAGGGTAATGCCTTGGTCTAACCGCATGCCGCCGCTCTCTAGGCGTTCCAGGCCTGCTAAGGTTCCTCCCACCCCCAGGGCCTGGCCGAGATCTCGAGCAATGGCCCGGATATAGGTTCCCTCGCCACAGGCCACCTGTAAGGTCAATTCCGGGGCCTGGCCCCCTTGCCAATCCAAAACATCCAGGGCGAACACCTCCACCTGGCGACTGGGCACTTCCACCATTTTCCCGGCTCGGGCTAAATCGTAGAGACGTTGGCCGTTCACTTGAATGGCGCTGTATTGGGGGGGGATTTGAGTAATTTGGCCTAGAAATGAGGGTAACTGGGCTTCTACTGCTTGGAGGCTCAGGCCCGAGGCGTTGGTGTCCTGGAGAATGGTACCCGCTAAATCATCGGTGCTGGTCTGTAGGCCAAAGCGAATTTTAGCGCGATACACCTTGCGTGTCGGGAGGTAGTTGAGCAAGCGCGTGGCCCTGCCCACCGCGATAGGCAGAACCCCGGATGCTAACGGATCTAAGGTTCCACCGTGGCCCACCCGTTTTTCCCGCAGTAGTCGTCGAACCTTGGCCACACAGTCGTGGGACGTCCAGTGCAAGGGCTTATTCAAATTCAAAAATCCAAACATGACTGCCGATGAATTGGTCGATTAACAAGGCCTTGGGGCCTATCCCGCTAGGTAGGTACGGGAACCTACACTTCCGCCTAGGCAGGGGTCTCCGTCACACTAAGAGGTGAACGAAGGGACGTTAGGTAAACCCCAAAGCTTATGATTAGTCGTTCAATCTTAGTCCTTATAGTGAATTGGAGTTAACTCAATTATGGGAAAGGTTGTTGGTATTGACCTTGGTACAACAAACTCTTGCGTCGCCGTGATGGAAGGCGGTAAGCCGACGGTGATTGCCAATGCTGAGGGGTTTCGGACAACGCCCTCTGTGGTTGCCTACGCCAAAAATGGGGATCGTTTAGTCGGCCAGATTGCCAAGCGCCAGGCCGTCATGAACCCCGGTAATACATTTTATTCTGTTAAGCGTTTTATTGGTCGCCGTCACGATGAAGTGACCCACGAATCTACTGAAGTCGCCTACAAAGTCCTGCGGGATAGCAACGGCAATGTGAAACTCGATTGCCCGGCCCAGGAAAAACAGTTCGCGCCGGAAGAAATTTCCGCCCAGGTGCTCCGCAAATTAGTCGATGATGCCAGCAAATATTTGGGCGAACAAGTTACTCAGGCTGTCATCACGGTTCCCGCCTACTTCAATGATTCCCAGCGGCAGGCCACCAAGGATGCGGGCAAAATCGCCGGCATTGAAGTGTTACGGATTATTAATGAACCCACCGCCGCCTCCCTGGCCTACGGTCTTGATAAGAAAAGCAACGAAACCATTCTCGTCTTTGACCTTGGGGGTGGAACCTTCGACGTTTCTGTGCTAGAAGTCGGGGACGGCGTTTTTGAAGTCTTGGCCACCTCCGGTGATACCCACTTGGGCGGCGATGACTTCGATAAGAAAATTGTGGACTACCTCGCCGCTGAATTTAAGGCCGCTGAAGGGATTGACCTCCGTCAAGACAAACAGGCCCTGCAACGTCTGACCGAAGCCGCTGAAAAAGCCAAAATTGAACTGTCGGGCGTTACCCAGACCGAAATCAACCTCCCCTTCATTACTGCTACCCAGGATGGCCCTAAACACCTCGACACAACCCTCACCCGGGCAAAGTTTGAGGAACTCTGTGCCGATCTGATCGACCGTTGTCGTATTCCTGTGGAGAATGCCATTCGGGATGCCAAAATCGACAAGAGCGCTCTGGATGAAGTAGTGTTGGTCGGCGGTTCGACCCGGATTCCTGCCGTTCAGGAATTGGTGAAAAAAGTCCTAGGCAAAGATCCCAACCAAGGGGTTAACCCCGATGAAGTGGTGGCAGTTGGAGCCGCTATCCAAGGCGGTGTCCTGGCTGGAGAAGTCAAAGACATCCTGCTGTTGGACGTGACGCCCCTTTCTTTAGGGGTCGAAACCCTCGGCGGTGTCATGACCAAAATCATTCCCCGTAACACCACCATCCCCACCAAAAAATCAGAAACCTTCTCCACCGCTGTGGATGGCCAAACGAATGTGGAAATCCATGTTCTGCAAGGGGAACGAGAAATGTCTCGAGACAACAAGAGTCTGGGAACCTTCCGTTTAGATGGCATTCCGCCAGCTCCCCGTGGCGTTCCTCAAATTGAAGTGACCTTTGATATTGATGCCAACGGAATTTTAAATGTAACGGCTAAAGACCGTGGCACCGGCAAGGAACAGTCCATTAGCATCACGGGGGCTTCCACCCTGCCCGATACCGAAGTCGAGCGGATGGTCAAAGAAGCGGAAGCCAATGCCGCCGCCGATAAAGAACGTCGGGAAAAAATCGACCGCAAAAACCAGGCCGATTCCCTCGTTTACCAAGCCGAAAAACAACTCAGCGAACTGGGCGATAAAGTCCCTGGTGCCGATAAGTCTAAAGCCGAAGGGCTGATCAAAGACCTGAAAGCGGCCATTGCGTCAGAAGATGACAGCAAAATCCAGACCTTATTACCAGAGTTACAACAGGTGCTCTACAGCATTGGTACGAGTATGTATCAACAAGCCGGTGGTAGTCCAGAAACGGGCGGCCCTTCTGGTGCCGGTGCGAGTGGCCCTGCGGGGGATGATGTGATTGATGCTGAATTCTCAGAGCCAGACAACAAATAAGCCAGTCGCCTCACTCATGTAGTTTATTTAGGGACGTATCCTTGGGATATGTCCTTTTTTTGTGCCTCATACCAAATCTCTGAAGCCCAACTACATCGCTGACCTCACCCGTCTTCTCCTTGTGAAGGGAGGTGCCACAAGCGGAGGGGGAAAAATCGATAGACCTTGTTTGGAGAATTGGTATAAGAGGCCGAACACAGTATCAACCGATAATCCGGTTGTTGATGGGCCAAAAAAACGTTACTGATCGGTCAACCTGACTCTGATTCAGCAACGCCCTAAAAACGAGATAACGGGAGCAAAAAGACCGATTAACCGGCCACGAGATATTCCTCAACGTTGGAACGGCGACGACGCAGATGGGCCAGGGCCTGATGTTCTAACTGACGGACTCGTTCCCGGCTAATATTCAACCGCTGGCCGATCTTGGCCAAGGAAAGTTCCTTGCCGTCCTCTAGGCCAAAACGAAGGGTTAAAACCGCTTGTTGTTGGGGGGTTAATTCCGCTAGCAAGCTGTGGAGGTCTTGACGCATTAACTCCTGGGTAATGTAGAGGTCGGGAGAAATACCACTGTCCTCTAGTAGCTCCGAGAGTTCGGTATCTTGGTTATCTCCGACGCGGACATCGAGAGAAATGGGTTGCCGTGACATACTCAGATACTCACGGATTTGGGCCGGTTCCAGTTCTAGGGCCTGGGCAATTTCCACCGGTGTGGCGCTCCGGCCTAATTGTTGGGCTAATTCCCGCTGAGTTTTTTTGATTTTATTGAGCTTTTCTGTGATGTGGATGGGGAGGCGGATGGTACGGCCCTGTTGGGCAATGGCCCGAGTAATGGCCTGGCGAATCCACCAGTAGGCATAGGTCGAGAATTTATAGCCTTTAGTGGGGTCAAATTTTTCCACGCCGCGTTCTAGACCTAGACTTCCTTCTTGGATCAGATCTAGAAATTCCATATTGCGTTTTTGATACTTTTTGGCAATGGCAACCACTAAGCGCAAATTGGCCTCAATCATTTTTTGCTTTGCTCGTTGGCCTTGATGCAGGGCCCGACGGAGGTCTTCGATGGTCAGGGACAGGGACTGCGCCCATTCTTCTAGGCTGGGGTCACGCTGCAATTGTTGGGTTAAGGTTGCTTTTTGGTCGAGGAACCCCATCATTCGTTGGACGTGTTTGCCGTAAATAATTTCCTGTTCATGGGTTAACAAGGGAACCCGACCAATTTCATGCAGATAAGACCGCACCATATCCGCTGAGAAGGTTGGTTGTTTTGTAGCGGTGTTAAGATTAGCGGTAGGCATTACGGGGTTGACTCCTTAAAAACAGCAAGAGTTCTGCTATTAGTTCTACTTTTCCCAAAAATGCAGTAAACTGAGTCACTGGGAAAGTCTACGTTACAAAATGAAGTCAATGGGACTTGACTGGTCTCGATAAAATATAGACGAGCTTTGGCCCCAGAAAGTTCATCCCTAGTGGGTTACTCTGGAAAAGTCCGAAACAGGAACCCCTCTTTAAGACCCCTATGATGAGCCTGACTCATCGCCGCTCCTCAACAGCGACTACTTCTATTTTGAAAAAAAAAGCAATCCTTGCTAAGTATCTTAGGGATGAGATTTCCATCGGGGTAGGGACGGAATTCCACCCTTGACAGGCCGGTGATACGAACCGAAACGGATGATCCTAGAACGTCTCTCCCTCTGAGGCCAAGACAAGGGGCAGGGTAAAATACGAGGTTGAGCAATCTTGATCGCCTGCACGATTGTCATTCAAATGGCCCAGCACGACGAAACCCGCTTTTTTGTTGCCCTGAATCTTCCTTCTCGTTACCTACTCGAGGAGATGATTAGCTCGCTCAGAGCGTTGCAATGGCCAGACCCAGGCTATGGACAAATTGCTCAAACCTGGATTCGCAAAATTGATTATCGCCAGGCTAAAATTCTGCTTCAGAAAAAAGATCGTAGTGGTGCTCCCCTTCAAGATCCTCGCTTGGCCAGTAATCTGATTACCATCCAATTAGAGGCCCAGTTACCGCAGGGTTATACCATCCATATTCGTAGTGAGGATGCGTCGCTACTGCCCCTCAGTCATAACCACGATAATGTGACGCGGATCAAACAGGCCCTACGCTTAAAGGCCCAATTGCTGTCATCCAAGGCCAAGGCATCGACGGGTACTTCTCCTACTCCTCGTCCCGCATCTTCTCCCCAAAAGGCAATCCCAGACGACCCCTACCAAATCCTCGGGATTTCTCCCTCGGCAACTCTGGCAGAAATTAGCAAGGCCTATCTCCAGCAGATTAAGAAAAATCATCCCGACCGAGTGGGCGGCATGGCCCCTGAATTTATCCGTTTAGCGGAAGAGAGAACGAAGCGGATTAATCAGGCATATGAGACCTTGAAACAACTCAAGCAAAAAGCCCGTTAATCCTAAAAATTCTCCTGATTCAGTACTTGCTGGGCAATGCTTACTAAGGATTGGCTTAGGGTCAAAGCATCTACCCCCATGGGACTCCGGGCCTGACTGGCCAGAATACCCGCCTGGGCATGCCACCAAGCACTCAGGGCCACTGTTTCTAAGTAAGTTGCCGGCGAAGCCTGGGCCAGTAATCCCCCCATTAGGCCGGTCAGTACATCGCCACTTCCCCCCCGTGCCAAAGCGGGGGTACTTTCTGCAATGATCCAAGTCGGGCCGCTAGGGCCAGCAATGATGGTACGAGCACCCTTAAAAAGCACCAGGGCCTGACTCTGCTGGGCCGCCATTTGAGCTGCTTCTAGGCGATCCACTTGAGGATTCTCCAGATGAGGAAAGAGACGTTTAAGCTCTCCAAGGTGAGGCGTTAACACCGTCGGTAGGGTTCTTTGCTGGAGACGGCTCAGCCATCCCTGGCCGGCCAAACTATTGAGGGCATCGGCATCGAGAATGAGCGGGCCTGG contains:
- a CDS encoding J domain-containing protein, which produces MIACTIVIQMAQHDETRFFVALNLPSRYLLEEMISSLRALQWPDPGYGQIAQTWIRKIDYRQAKILLQKKDRSGAPLQDPRLASNLITIQLEAQLPQGYTIHIRSEDASLLPLSHNHDNVTRIKQALRLKAQLLSSKAKASTGTSPTPRPASSPQKAIPDDPYQILGISPSATLAEISKAYLQQIKKNHPDRVGGMAPEFIRLAEERTKRINQAYETLKQLKQKAR
- the dnaK gene encoding molecular chaperone DnaK, with amino-acid sequence MGKVVGIDLGTTNSCVAVMEGGKPTVIANAEGFRTTPSVVAYAKNGDRLVGQIAKRQAVMNPGNTFYSVKRFIGRRHDEVTHESTEVAYKVLRDSNGNVKLDCPAQEKQFAPEEISAQVLRKLVDDASKYLGEQVTQAVITVPAYFNDSQRQATKDAGKIAGIEVLRIINEPTAASLAYGLDKKSNETILVFDLGGGTFDVSVLEVGDGVFEVLATSGDTHLGGDDFDKKIVDYLAAEFKAAEGIDLRQDKQALQRLTEAAEKAKIELSGVTQTEINLPFITATQDGPKHLDTTLTRAKFEELCADLIDRCRIPVENAIRDAKIDKSALDEVVLVGGSTRIPAVQELVKKVLGKDPNQGVNPDEVVAVGAAIQGGVLAGEVKDILLLDVTPLSLGVETLGGVMTKIIPRNTTIPTKKSETFSTAVDGQTNVEIHVLQGEREMSRDNKSLGTFRLDGIPPAPRGVPQIEVTFDIDANGILNVTAKDRGTGKEQSISITGASTLPDTEVERMVKEAEANAAADKERREKIDRKNQADSLVYQAEKQLSELGDKVPGADKSKAEGLIKDLKAAIASEDDSKIQTLLPELQQVLYSIGTSMYQQAGGSPETGGPSGAGASGPAGDDVIDAEFSEPDNK
- the truB gene encoding tRNA pseudouridine(55) synthase TruB is translated as MFGFLNLNKPLHWTSHDCVAKVRRLLREKRVGHGGTLDPLASGVLPIAVGRATRLLNYLPTRKVYRAKIRFGLQTSTDDLAGTILQDTNASGLSLQAVEAQLPSFLGQITQIPPQYSAIQVNGQRLYDLARAGKMVEVPSRQVEVFALDVLDWQGGQAPELTLQVACGEGTYIRAIARDLGQALGVGGTLAGLERLESGGMRLDQGITLEQLADSENPENLLQSAVTVLAHLPQHHLGEQETRFWFQGKSLPLSSPIEPTYLMLDDQGNCVGIGHRRETESGWFLQPKVVLAP
- a CDS encoding FxLYD domain-containing protein is translated as MRFLLTLTLFFLLLVTAMAPPAWAMTEIPLSNVDYKNCPPELAEGNVTSGSSDPANCFIVTGTANNKTGKTVYDADVFGRIYDANGEPAMQNRTRIGNIAEIPPGKSEFEVRISVPAEQPLPIRLEQFKAAGFSAKIRGQSL
- a CDS encoding RNA polymerase sigma factor, RpoD/SigA family, whose amino-acid sequence is MPTANLNTATKQPTFSADMVRSYLHEIGRVPLLTHEQEIIYGKHVQRMMGFLDQKATLTQQLQRDPSLEEWAQSLSLTIEDLRRALHQGQRAKQKMIEANLRLVVAIAKKYQKRNMEFLDLIQEGSLGLERGVEKFDPTKGYKFSTYAYWWIRQAITRAIAQQGRTIRLPIHITEKLNKIKKTQRELAQQLGRSATPVEIAQALELEPAQIREYLSMSRQPISLDVRVGDNQDTELSELLEDSGISPDLYITQELMRQDLHSLLAELTPQQQAVLTLRFGLEDGKELSLAKIGQRLNISRERVRQLEHQALAHLRRRRSNVEEYLVAG